The genomic segment ATTCTTTCAAGTCCGCCGCCGCATAAGACTCTAGCTGCAGCCACTGGCATGGGTATCGACGATCAGATGATGGGTTTCTACCTACGCGAGAGGCTACGCTACCAGCACCAAAACCCAGCCGTTGCCTGGTTATATACCCAAAGTCACCCAGCATCCACATCTTAAATACTTGGTATGTATCAACGCCCGTTGAGTCATATAAACAACCTCTTTCCATACATCATTTCGATtacaaaatcgaaaaaaaaatacACATAGTATTGCACTACCATAAAACCAAGTTCAGCGACCTTCCCAAATGCTGAATAAAGAGTCCAACAGTGTCCATAAAATCAAACAGAATAAAGATAAAGAGAAATGTACATTCATCTTCGGATACACGGGTAAAAAGGAGCTTTATTTCTTGTTTTGCCCGAACAAAAATGGAGAATGATGGAAAGAAAGACGGTGGGGTTTGGCTGCTCATGTGATATTATGATATCTATCTGGCAAGATTCCGTCAATTCTTTAGCCTGTAAATTGGGTTTCAAAATCCGTTCTTTGTCCAAAACCGAAGGCGTCGCTATCTAATCTTTCCAGCCTGCTAAACCACTTCGATGAGCAGCCTCTGGCCATTAAAATcgaatcaaataaaaaaaaatagacttCAATCCAAAATGAAAAACGAAGATGATTGGACGTGGTAAAGGCATGAGATATCATAAatctattattttaaaaaatatccatTCGATTTATGTAGATTGGACTAAAAAAAAATGGGTCTTATTCGACTCATCTTgtgaataatattattttttaaatcaaatttttattttttactacaaaatattatttttttattagttaTCGTACGAAAAAATATTGTGTAATAATgtttatttgaataaaaatatttactttttatattaaaagtaatatttttttagtgcaaaagtgtcattttttttgtttgttatGTTATGAAAAATATTGTGATAATATAGACTAGTTTgagtgaaaatattatttttattgcatgTAAGAATcaggttgactcgtctcacgacTATAGATTCTGATAGCGTTCTACTCCTACATTATTTACTATTTTGTTATATTGCTTTGTTTTGATACAgtatttttaaatgaaatacCCTTGGGTATGGTACTTAATTTTATTTGACGATGTGTTATTTTGATGTTCAAAGCAGAAATGAGCAATGTCAGTATGATTAATGTAAAAACATTTATCGTGACTAAATATTATAAGTATCATCCTTTCATTGTTTTTCGTTTTTAGACAATTAACTTATTCAAATACAACATAAACTGGTGAGATCTCAAAATCCTAATGGTTTTGGTTTCGAGCGTGTGATGTTTTTCAGTTAAGTAAATATCACTTACATTCTATATTAAAATAACTAGTAAACTTGAGATCGAATGTATGGTTTTAACAAGCAATTGAATGTTGAAACAATTCCAAATCTAAAATGATAACATAAGGAAATAGTATGAAATTGAACAAAACGAGAATAAAAGGGTTTGATAGAACTTGATGATGGTATATACAAAGAATTTAGCAACGATCGTCGATGGTTTATGCAAAACTTTTGGCTCTCAAGAAAAGGGTAACAGATCATCTAATGATTATGGATATATATGTTCATGCGTTCaggagataaaaaaaaataagatcaTGAAGTCGTGGGAAATGAGCTTAAATCACACTAGACGATTAGCTAATTTTGTTGTTCATTCCTTAACAGAATTTGTTATTTCTTCCCTACACCATTTTGTTGGGTAACCAAAGATTTTCCTTCTCGATTGGTTAATATCCTATCTATGAACacttattcttaataaaattgATATGAGATCACCACTTAAAAAATTGATTATggtatatatttttcaatatgaTTGACTAGTGGGAAATATTGAAGGACATTAGAAGATAGTGCACTAATAAAGCATGAGTTCCAAATGACAAGGCCATTAAGATTTAAAACATGGGCCGAAAAAGGTGCTGCTTTGTTAAAGtcagaaaaagaaaataaattttaaatgtaaAATAATGCTATATTGCAAAGCAGTACTTGTGGTGTTTAATATGACCTTCGGATCCCTCCACGAATCTGACTGATGTTTTCAATAATTCCAAAGATTGTCCAACGAGAACTTAGACAATGAACCTTCTAATATTGAAAGCATTAATAAGATTTGTGTCCAAATACAAGAAAGCAAAAGTACATTACAATAGCAATGCTGTATCCCACAAACAAATTTGGCAAGTCAATTTTCTGCTTTTTTTCACCCAATTCTCTTTCACATTTAACCAATTGCTGGAGTTAATTTTCTGTCCAATAAGAACAATGAACAAACCATAACCATCTGAACTGATGAAAAGTTCCGACATTAAGCTAACTGAACTAGACCTACACATCAATTTGAGTCAGTTTAAAATGCCAATCAGCCACGTTAAGAAAAATTCATGTGTAAGATCATCTTCTAGCCTTCTTTGGATTATGGCCTGTCTTCCGTTTGTGGCGACTGAAGTCCGACACGAACCGAAATGTCTGGCCACACCCTGACTCGGTGCAAACATAGGGCCGAGCCCCCGTGTGAACTCTAATATGTTCGGTCCTCGCCCATGCCCACTTAAATGACATCTTGCAGCCTTTCCAGGGACATTTCAGAGGACGGTCATCAAGATGAACACGTCGGTGCTGCACCAAATACTTGTGCGAAAAGAACTTTTTCCCACATCCCTTCACCGGGCAGATGTTTCTTTTGTGCATGGTCAGCTCGTGTTTCGATCCAAAACTCATGGTGCACCCCTCTATGTCACATAGATGTTCGTTTTCCTCATCTCTGGCTTTTGCTACCTTGTTAGTAGAAGTGGCAGAAGCTTTCATGGTTGGCCGTTTCTTTGTATTTGTATCTGTTTGCAGTTTCTTTACTATTGTTTTTGGTTTACTCGATCTGGAATCTATATCTTTACGAGCATTTGCACCTCTTTTCCTTAGTCGTGTGCTGGGCCCACCATCGAACTCATCAATGAGTAATTTGGACCACTTCTCGATGTTCTCATGATTTTTCTTATGCTCACGAGTCTCCTTCATTGGCCTCGTTCCAAAATTACTCTTAGTTAGCTTGCAAGAGATGCTTGTTGGGAATTCTTCGGCCGGTTCATCCAAATTTTTGGAGTCATTAGTCTCTTCCTTCAATCTTTTGGTTCCACGCTTGCTCTTAATTTGCTTACAAAAGTTACCAAttggaagattttcaaaagattcatcaaacttttcatcctcagaccgCTTTTTCTCCACTCGCTTGGTTCTACTCTTGCTCCTAACTTGAGTCCAACCGTTACTGAGTGGAAATTCTTCAGCAGATTCATTCAAATTTTCAGCCTCAGTAATCTCTTTCTTCAATCGTTTGGTCTGACACTTACTTTTAACTTGCTTACGGCTTTTACTGAGTGCGTGATCTTGAGGTGGTTCATCAACATTTCCCGCCTCAAGAGATATGGCTGTCACATGTGAGCTATTTTCCACCGTGCTTTTCCTCTTTCTTCTGCTTTTGCTGGTTTTAGAAGTTGTTTCAGCAGCTTGGTAGCATTCCGATGGCTTCTCGGATCTCAGATCAGGCCAATCTACCAGGGCAGCAATCCCCTTTTCCAGCTCCAGTTCTTCTAAATTCTGGTCAACTAACAGCGGATGAGCCTGGCTAGACATCCACACTTTGCCGCACCATTTTCCGGCAACAACTATCTTTTTCTGCCTGCCTGATCCCTTTCCTTCAAACTCGCTCTTTGCTGATGAAACATTAACTGGGCATCTGCGTCCAAAAGCACTATAGAGAACAGAGTTGTATGGCATCTGTTTACAGTAGAGAGGGGAGCGACTAAGATTCGCACTGTAGAAAAGGTTGATGCCCATTTTCACCGCCCAGTCTCCATTTCCGTGTATGGAGTTTTCACTTTCTAAAGCTAACTGTATCCTTTCTTCGTCCTCCTCATTGGCCTCCCTGAATGCAATTTCATTCCAGAGGTAGCCGTTTTCCAGTTCTTCTGCAACTATTTTCGCTTGAGATTCTAAACTGGGATAGTCTGCGACAACAACAAAGATGCTCATGAAAAAAAATCTAGCTGGAAGCTAATAATTtagtttcaaaaatatatattcagcTCATGCTTCGCATTATCCATTATGGATATCTTCAAATGTTGATGGTTACTAAACATAGGAGTGCCAAGTTTAGGAACAGGCAGATTTGTTAGGTCCAGAGTACTTCAAAGTTTTGAATGCAAAAGAATCTCACCAGGATGACAGACAAGGAAAACATGCGCACCACCAATCAAATTAAGCTGCTTTTCCACTTCCATGGCATGCTGAAGGCAGAATACGTGGAATCGAGAAGAGTCCTCATCAGATCTAGGGTAAAAGGATAAAGATGTATTTTCCACTGATACAGAACCAGTGCTCATTGTTGCTTTGCTCTCATAGGCGACAGGTTTACTATTTAGCGTGTTAAGTATTCTTTGATGTCTTAACCCATCAACAATTAAAGAGTTTGAGTCAATCACTGCACAGTTATCGGTTTGAATCTTATCCGAGTCAGAACTTCGGTGATTTGTTCCACTGCATGTTTCTCTAGATAGGCCAAAATTTGTGTAGGAATCAGAATTGTGCGAATAAACTTCTTTTCCGCCATTAATATTTGAATTGGTAGTCTCACAAGCATGTCCATTGTCCAAGTAGCTGCTTCCACCAGTTCCCCTGGCTTTGACAAGAAAATCTTCTTCATCCTCATTCTCCTCGGAATCAGAGGAATTACCATATGCCAAAGCTAATAGGCCAAGAGACGAAGGGCCTTTACTTGCTTCATCATTAGAATCCATTTCTAAACTTTCATCATCCAAAGCTCGAACTCGATTACCTGTACATGGTGGGATATCAACAAGTCCATATTTCTGCACCATCCCTACAGAACAACATGAGAAGCTGACATCATAGGCCACAGATAGTCGCCAAAAGCCACCCACCATTATTTGGTTTGGAATCATCAACAATATAGGCACCATTTTACAAACGTAAACACAACAAATTCATGACGTACAAGGAACACAATATGCATTATGGTTTGTTTTTCCACCAAATTATAATATTGTTTACACAAAATAGAACCTTACTTGCATATCCATATAAATAGAAACACACATGACAATGTTTTGGTTAGAGTAATGGTAAGGTAAATGCCAAGCGAAAAAATTGAGACAAGGCATCCAACTTGAACCATTATTGTTActgaaaatacaaaagaaaaactGACCCAAACACAAAATAAGTTATGTTTATAGTAATTTAACCTGTTATATTACCTGAACAAGAATTCGTTTTAGGATTTGTACCATCACTTATGGGACTGTGGTCGATACCAGCTATACCCCCGTCATTAAATATGCTACAATCAGCTGACTTCAGGTACTGAGCAGTGGCCTTTGTGGGTTGAACTATGGCAACACATGTGAAACACAGAATTCCACAAGTGACACATGTAAACAATCCCTGCTGATATTGAGAAGCCTTCTTTACATTGGGATCAGTATGCCCCATAGAATGTATGTCATTACTATTACCTAAAGAAAAAGGGGTTTCCTTTAGATCACATAGCCTCTCTTTAACGTGCGCCCCGTGTAGAGTAAAATCATAATGAACATTGCAGCTTGAAGTCTTCGATTCAACATTAGCTCTGCATAATCCTGGAAACCTAAACTTTGCCGTAAAATGGAATCCATCTTGAGAATTTGGGCACACTGAGAGATTCAGAGAATTTTTAGGAAGAAGGACGATAGATGATCCTTTCCCAAGAGAGTGAAGCAGACTGTTATTATGCATCATATCCTGGCAAAATAGCTCTTTGATCAACATCTCTCCTTCATCCTTGTTTTTCTCCTTTAATCGAGAACTCCGTGGTTTATTGGCGATATTCTTCGGTACGCTGCagcaaaataaatacaaatgCTGAAGAAACATAATTCACATGCCATATCTATATCTATACATATTATAAAAGTGTGAATCaaggtcaaagtttttctattgtgtattgtcaactttgtccttagtttgtacatacaggaaaaatttagtgaggatgtttttgtcaaatcagttatacaggaaaaatttagtgaggatgtttttgtcaaatcagttattatgataaggacaaaattgtcaaactacatttatattagataatgatcaagttgccaaaaaaaactgaaactttaaaattctttgatttttatttt from the Primulina tabacum isolate GXHZ01 chromosome 8, ASM2559414v2, whole genome shotgun sequence genome contains:
- the LOC142553203 gene encoding lysine-specific demethylase REF6-like, whose product is MAAEVNCGASFEVPPWLKSMPVAPEYHPTLAEFQDPIGYIFKIEKEAAKYGICKIVPPVPAGSRKTVIANFNRSLLARAKELNPGATFTTRQQQIGFCPRKHRPVKKSVWLSGEKYTLSEFETKAKSFEKSYLKKYGKKELHALEMETLFWNATVDKPFYVEYANDMPGSAFVTRRSNGKKSEGVVTVGETDWNMRGVSRVSVSLLRFMKEEIPGVTSPMVYIAMMFSWFAWHVEDHDFHSLNYLHMGAGKTWYGVPHEAAFAFEDVISEHGYAGEINPLVTFATLGEKTTVMSPEVLLNAGVPCCRLVQNAGEFVVTFPRAYHSGFSHGFNCGEAANIATPEWLRVAKDAAIRRASINCPPMVSHFQLLYDLALSLCSSVPKNIANKPRSSRLKEKNKDEGEMLIKELFCQDMMHNNSLLHSLGKGSSIVLLPKNSLNLSVCPNSQDGFHFTAKFRFPGLCRANVESKTSSCNVHYDFTLHGAHVKERLCDLKETPFSLGNSNDIHSMGHTDPNVKKASQYQQGLFTCVTCGILCFTCVAIVQPTKATAQYLKSADCSIFNDGGIAGIDHSPISDGTNPKTNSCSGMVQKYGLVDIPPCTGNRVRALDDESLEMDSNDEASKGPSSLGLLALAYGNSSDSEENEDEEDFLVKARGTGGSSYLDNGHACETTNSNINGGKEVYSHNSDSYTNFGLSRETCSGTNHRSSDSDKIQTDNCAVIDSNSLIVDGLRHQRILNTLNSKPVAYESKATMSTGSVSVENTSLSFYPRSDEDSSRFHVFCLQHAMEVEKQLNLIGGAHVFLVCHPDYPSLESQAKIVAEELENGYLWNEIAFREANEEDEERIQLALESENSIHGNGDWAVKMGINLFYSANLSRSPLYCKQMPYNSVLYSAFGRRCPVNVSSAKSEFEGKGSGRQKKIVVAGKWCGKVWMSSQAHPLLVDQNLEELELEKGIAALVDWPDLRSEKPSECYQAAETTSKTSKSRRKRKSTVENSSHVTAISLEAGNVDEPPQDHALSKSRKQVKSKCQTKRLKKEITEAENLNESAEEFPLSNGWTQVRSKSRTKRVEKKRSEDEKFDESFENLPIGNFCKQIKSKRGTKRLKEETNDSKNLDEPAEEFPTSISCKLTKSNFGTRPMKETREHKKNHENIEKWSKLLIDEFDGGPSTRLRKRGANARKDIDSRSSKPKTIVKKLQTDTNTKKRPTMKASATSTNKVAKARDEENEHLCDIEGCTMSFGSKHELTMHKRNICPVKGCGKKFFSHKYLVQHRRVHLDDRPLKCPWKGCKMSFKWAWARTEHIRVHTGARPYVCTESGCGQTFRFVSDFSRHKRKTGHNPKKARR